In one window of Vespa crabro chromosome 6, iyVesCrab1.2, whole genome shotgun sequence DNA:
- the LOC124424783 gene encoding protein THEM6-like, with protein sequence MVSYYLRAVIAILYFFFDINYFLRLIFTFIWAQFIQKKAKLLDKTTIYSICTTQDLDIMSHMNNARYLRELDFSRYHHFLQTKIFSFLTKMGVTAILGGLCTRYRRPIKFFMIYKITTKLIYWDEKSFYFEHRFINLQDNFIHTIILSKQTTIGMKMHLNEFIKKLEPEISLPEINSDLRLWLESTKDSSQKLRKKD encoded by the exons ATGGTGAGTTATTATCTCAGGGCGGTTATTGccattctttatttcttctttgatattaattattttctaagatTAATATTCACGTTTATTTGGGCccaatttattcaaaaaaaggCAAAACTCTTAGATAAAACTACAATCTACA GTATATGTACTACTCAAGACTTGGACATAATGTCACATATGAACAATGCAAGATATCTACGTGAATTAGATTTTTCTCGTTACCATCATTTCTTACAAAccaaaatattctcttttttaacaaaaatggGTGTCACGGCAATTCTTGGTGGCTTATGTACAAGGTATCGACGACCGATTAAATTCTTCATGATATACAAAATCACGACTAAG TTAATTTATTGGGACGAGAAAAGTTTCTATTTCGAGCACAGGTTCATAAATCTACAAGATAACTTCATTCACACAATTATTCTCAGTAAGCAAACGACGATTGGCATGAAGATGCACTTAAACGAATTCATCAAGAAACTTGAACCTGAAATTTCTTTGCCTGAGATAAACAGCGATTTAAGATTATGGTTGGAATCAACGAAAGACTCTTCTCAGAAACTCAGAAAAAAGGATTag